ATAATTTTGCCCGATTTATTTTTAAAAAAACTTTTATTCAACGCAATGTTTAATAATGAATTGTCTTTTTTTATTACTTTAATTTCGTCATTGTTAATGCTGCTCTCTGATTTGGCAGTTCTATCTAAATTGTTTTGAGCGGAATTATGGTAAAAATTATGCACCGATTTTCCTATTCTTTCTGAATGGGAATAACCGGTTACTTCGTATACCTTTTGAGAACATTCGATTATTGTATCATCATTTGAATCGAGCAGCAGACACATCTCTGGCAAATTTAAAAAGATTGATTTATAAGCAAAGGATTCTGAATTTAATAATTGTATTAAAGAATTGGGGGTAAGATTTGATTTACTGCCTTTAAGTTTTGGCATAAATTGAATATTCCAATACTTAAATTAAAAATATGTAAAAAAATTAATAAATGCACATAACTTGAAAATTAATTTCAAGAATATTTAAATAATATCCAGCGTTAGTAATTTCCAAATAAAAGGGGAGTGAGTAAATAATTCTATTTATAATTTTATTTAAGATAGAGTAACGTATATTTTTATTTATAGCAATTTTCAATTGCCGTTAATCTCGCAACACCCAAAGCTCCTGAACTATTTGACAGTGAAGAAATTTGGAATTGAACATTTTTATTTAGTTGAGTTAACGAATGTTTCATTGCGTTGCTTTTGGCAATATCTAAAATGTAGCTTGCAACCTGTGTAAAGGTTCCTCCAATAATAATTTTTTCCGGATTGAAAATATTTATCAGCATCGCTATTCCGATTCCCAAATATTTACCGGCTTCCTCTAAAATTTCAATTGAAAATTGATCGCCTTTATTTGCCGCTTTAAGAATATCGAGAGCCTCAATTTTATTCGGATCGGTAATATTATTTAAAATCATTGATGATGCGCCGCCGGAAATTTTATCCCTTACTTTTTTAGTAATGGCTCTTCCCGAAGAAACGGTTTCAAGACAGCCGATCTTTCCGCAGTAACAAAGTTCGCCATTTGGAATTACCGGAATATGACCAAATTCGCCGCAGTACGAGTCTTTTCCATAATAAAGTTCGCCGTTAAAAATAATTCCCAAACCCAAACCCCATCCAAAGTTTAAATACAGCGCATTTTTTAAGTCGGTATATTTACCGTAATATATTTCACCCAATGCCATTGATTTAACGTCATGCTCAATTCTTACGATATTTTTAAATTGTTCGGAAAAGTATTCTTGAATTGTCTTGTTTTCAAGTTTAAGGTAAGTTTCGCTTGTACCCATTATACTGTTTACTATTCCGGGAATTGAAACTCCGATGCCCATTAGTTTAGACTTAGGAATTTTTACTTCGCGCAGAATTTGATTTATATTAATGCCGAGTTTGTTTGCGACTTCCTTTGTATCCAACTGAAGCAGGGTAGGAATATGATTTTCAAATATCTTTTTTTGTGAATAATCCAATACAACAAAATTTGTATGAATTCTTCCTAAGTCTATTCCCAAAAAATAACCATACGCGCTGTTCAATTTGAATTTTTGAGAAGGGCGTCCCATTGCCGCAATATTATCGGAATCTATTTCTATTACAATGTTGGATTCCTTCATTAGGTTAATAGTTTCTGTAACCTTAGGAAGACTTTGATTTGCTTTTTTTGTAATCTCCGCAAGTGTCATCTTTTCATTATTCATCAAAATTTTAATTATCTCAATTATTCTCTCGTTTCTCTTTTGTTTTATAAGTGTCATAGTAAATCCAAATTATATTTTAATTTATTAAAAAAAATCTATAAAACGTTATATCTGTGCAAAATATTTAGTTAAAGCAAAAAACATAATAAAAATTTTATAATGTACTATGCAATATAAAAAATAATTTGTAAAATACTGATAAAGAATATAAAATAATTACGGTTGATAAAAAGTGAGTAAAATAAAAATATTATTCAACTTACAGATATTTATAATCTTAATACTCGCGGAAGTTTTCA
This DNA window, taken from Ignavibacteriota bacterium, encodes the following:
- a CDS encoding ROK family protein, whose amino-acid sequence is MTLIKQKRNERIIEIIKILMNNEKMTLAEITKKANQSLPKVTETINLMKESNIVIEIDSDNIAAMGRPSQKFKLNSAYGYFLGIDLGRIHTNFVVLDYSQKKIFENHIPTLLQLDTKEVANKLGININQILREVKIPKSKLMGIGVSIPGIVNSIMGTSETYLKLENKTIQEYFSEQFKNIVRIEHDVKSMALGEIYYGKYTDLKNALYLNFGWGLGLGIIFNGELYYGKDSYCGEFGHIPVIPNGELCYCGKIGCLETVSSGRAITKKVRDKISGGASSMILNNITDPNKIEALDILKAANKGDQFSIEILEEAGKYLGIGIAMLINIFNPEKIIIGGTFTQVASYILDIAKSNAMKHSLTQLNKNVQFQISSLSNSSGALGVARLTAIENCYK